One genomic segment of Streptomyces sp. RerS4 includes these proteins:
- a CDS encoding enoyl-CoA hydratase-related protein has translation MSQDPTDEILHRVEAGVSWITLNRPAAMNAVTPEQRERVITLLGEASADPDVRAVVLTATGKGFCAGADLRGAPATGERVVGDVARMIRLGAQRLITAVLDCEKPVIAAVNGTAAGIGAHLALACDLVVAAREARFIEVFVRRGLVPDGGGAYLLPRLVGPQKAKELMFFGDAVPAAEAARLGLVNRVVPAEELETTARAWAERLAQGPTRALALTKQLVNASLDGDRTAALAAEAAAQELNMGTVDANEGVASFVERRTPKYLGR, from the coding sequence ATGTCCCAGGACCCCACGGACGAGATCCTGCACCGCGTCGAGGCCGGCGTCTCGTGGATCACGCTCAACCGCCCGGCCGCGATGAACGCCGTCACCCCAGAGCAGCGCGAGCGGGTGATCACCCTGCTCGGCGAGGCCTCCGCCGACCCGGACGTACGCGCCGTCGTCCTCACCGCGACCGGCAAGGGCTTCTGCGCCGGGGCCGACCTGCGCGGGGCGCCCGCGACGGGCGAGCGGGTCGTCGGCGACGTCGCCCGGATGATCCGGCTCGGCGCCCAGCGGCTGATCACGGCCGTCCTGGACTGCGAGAAGCCGGTGATCGCCGCCGTCAACGGAACGGCCGCCGGCATCGGCGCCCACCTGGCCCTCGCCTGCGACCTGGTCGTGGCGGCGCGGGAGGCGAGGTTCATCGAGGTGTTCGTCCGGCGCGGCCTGGTCCCGGACGGTGGGGGCGCGTACCTGCTGCCGAGGCTGGTGGGCCCGCAGAAGGCGAAGGAGCTGATGTTCTTCGGGGACGCCGTGCCGGCCGCCGAGGCGGCCCGCCTGGGCCTGGTCAACCGGGTGGTCCCGGCCGAGGAGCTGGAGACGACCGCCCGCGCCTGGGCCGAGCGGCTCGCCCAGGGCCCCACCCGCGCCCTCGCCCTGACGAAGCAACTGGTCAACGCCTCCCTGGACGGGGACCGCACGGCCGCCCTGGCCGCCGAGGCCGCCGCCCAGGAACTCAACATGGGCACCGTCGACGCGAACGAGGGCGTGGCCTCCTTCGTGGAACGGCGCACCCCGAAGTACCTCGGGCGCTGA
- a CDS encoding acetate--CoA ligase family protein: protein MLGSTHGTLTTDLRARVEACGETPRTAVHSTAALSGEDPAALDVSGRPLHSDVPDLDRFFRPESVAVIGASDAEGRPNTGITRQLIAWAERVGARVHPVHPTRPAVFGLPCHASVADLPEQVDLAVLLVADPLPVIEELADTKVKFAVAFASGFAETGDTGAAAQARLAAAVRRSGLRLLGPNTNLNAFQEFREDLDGPAIALITQSGHQGRPVYTLQELGIRLSHWAPTGNEADLETSDFISYFAEQPEVGAIACYVEGLKDGRAFLLAADRAARNGVPVVAVKVGRTETGARTAASHTGKLTGADTVVDAAMRQFGVIRVDGLDELQDTAALLARARPPRADGVVVYSISGGTGAHFSDLATEAGLSLPTLSQAKQDELHQWIPSYLNVANPVDNGGHPVGDWRGRKIIDAILADPSVGVLICPITGPFPPMSDRLAQDLVDAAEATDKLICVIWGSPVGTEEAYRTTLLGSSRVATFRTFGNCITAVRAYLGHHRFTASYRSPFDEAPRTPSPSYRKAQALMRPGQQLSEHAAKQLLRAYGIRVPREQLVTSAAAAVRAAGLVGYPVVMKASGPQLAHKTELGLVKVGLTSASQIRDAYRELTDIARYENVPLDGILVCQMVERGVEMVVGVTRDDLFGPTVTVGLGGVLVEVLRDAAVRVPPFGEDQARHMLTELRGHPLLEGVRGAPPADVDALVEVILRVQRMALELGDVLSELDVNPLMVLPRGQGAVALDALAVCR from the coding sequence ATGCTTGGATCAACTCACGGCACCCTGACCACCGACCTCCGCGCACGAGTCGAGGCCTGCGGGGAGACCCCCAGGACGGCCGTCCACTCCACGGCCGCCCTGTCCGGCGAGGACCCCGCCGCCCTCGACGTCAGCGGACGGCCCCTGCACTCCGATGTGCCCGACCTGGACCGGTTCTTCCGGCCCGAGTCCGTGGCCGTCATCGGCGCCTCCGACGCCGAGGGCCGGCCGAACACCGGGATCACGCGGCAGCTGATCGCCTGGGCCGAACGCGTCGGGGCCCGCGTCCACCCCGTGCACCCCACCCGGCCCGCCGTCTTCGGGCTACCCTGCCACGCCTCCGTCGCCGACCTCCCCGAACAGGTCGACCTCGCCGTCCTCCTCGTCGCCGATCCGCTCCCCGTGATCGAGGAACTCGCCGACACCAAGGTCAAGTTCGCCGTCGCCTTCGCCTCCGGCTTCGCCGAGACCGGGGACACCGGCGCCGCCGCCCAGGCCCGCCTCGCCGCCGCCGTACGCCGCTCCGGGCTGCGCCTGCTCGGCCCGAACACCAACCTCAACGCCTTCCAGGAGTTCCGCGAGGACCTCGACGGTCCGGCCATCGCGCTCATCACCCAATCCGGCCACCAGGGACGCCCCGTCTACACCCTCCAGGAGCTCGGCATCCGCCTCTCCCACTGGGCGCCCACCGGCAACGAGGCCGACCTGGAGACCTCCGACTTCATCTCCTACTTCGCCGAGCAACCCGAGGTCGGCGCCATCGCCTGCTACGTGGAGGGCCTCAAGGACGGCCGCGCCTTCCTGCTGGCCGCCGACCGGGCCGCCCGCAACGGGGTCCCCGTCGTCGCCGTCAAGGTCGGCCGTACCGAGACGGGCGCCCGTACGGCCGCCTCCCACACCGGCAAGCTGACCGGGGCCGACACGGTCGTGGACGCGGCCATGCGCCAGTTCGGGGTGATCCGCGTGGACGGCCTGGACGAACTCCAGGACACCGCCGCCCTCCTCGCCCGCGCCCGCCCGCCCCGGGCCGACGGCGTCGTCGTCTACTCCATCTCCGGCGGCACCGGCGCCCACTTCTCCGACCTGGCCACCGAGGCCGGCCTGAGCCTGCCGACCCTCTCGCAGGCCAAGCAGGACGAGCTGCACCAGTGGATCCCGTCCTACCTGAACGTCGCCAACCCCGTCGACAACGGCGGCCACCCCGTCGGCGACTGGCGCGGACGCAAGATCATCGACGCGATCCTCGCGGACCCGTCCGTCGGCGTCCTGATCTGCCCGATCACCGGCCCTTTCCCGCCGATGAGCGACAGGCTCGCCCAAGACCTGGTCGACGCCGCCGAGGCCACCGACAAGCTGATCTGCGTGATCTGGGGCTCCCCCGTCGGCACCGAGGAGGCCTACCGCACCACCCTGCTCGGCTCCTCGCGCGTGGCGACGTTCCGCACCTTCGGCAACTGCATCACCGCCGTCCGCGCCTACCTCGGCCACCACCGCTTCACCGCCTCCTACCGCTCCCCCTTCGACGAGGCCCCCCGCACCCCGTCCCCCTCGTACCGCAAGGCGCAGGCCCTGATGCGGCCCGGCCAGCAGCTCAGCGAGCACGCCGCGAAGCAGCTCCTGCGGGCCTACGGGATACGGGTCCCCCGCGAGCAGCTCGTGACCAGCGCGGCGGCGGCCGTGCGGGCGGCCGGGCTCGTGGGGTACCCGGTCGTCATGAAGGCCTCGGGGCCGCAGCTGGCGCACAAGACCGAGCTGGGCCTCGTCAAGGTCGGGCTGACCTCCGCGAGCCAGATCCGCGACGCGTACCGGGAACTGACCGACATCGCCCGCTACGAGAACGTCCCGCTGGACGGCATCCTCGTCTGCCAGATGGTCGAGCGGGGCGTCGAGATGGTGGTCGGCGTCACCCGCGACGACCTCTTCGGGCCGACGGTCACGGTGGGGCTGGGCGGGGTGCTGGTCGAGGTGCTGCGCGACGCGGCCGTGCGCGTGCCGCCGTTCGGGGAGGACCAGGCCCGCCACATGCTGACCGAACTGCGCGGCCACCCGCTGCTGGAGGGCGTCCGGGGGGCGCCGCCGGCGGACGTGGACGCGCTGGTCGAGGTGATCCTGCGGGTGCAGCGGATGGCGCTCGAACTGGGCGACGTCCTCTCCGAACTGGACGTCAACCCGCTGATGGTGCTGCCGCGCGGCCAGGGGGCGGTGGCCCTGGACGCCCTGGCCGTGTGCCGCTGA
- a CDS encoding NAD(P)/FAD-dependent oxidoreductase — translation MPTPDLTATQPRPVYVIGAGPGGLAVAAALRARGVRAVVVEKSGSVGASWRGHYHRLRLHTTRRLSALPGLAIPRRFGRWVGRADVVRYLEKYAEFHELELITGVEVTRIERAGDDAPDAPGWTLHATGGRVLAARAVVVATGYNHTAALPDWPGRDTYAGELLHASAYREPGPYAGRDVLVVGVGNTGAEIAVDLVEGGAARVRLAVRTVPHLVRRSTAGWPAQRTGILVRRLPVRLVDRVGALVAKVSVPDLAAYGLPRPTTGLYSRVREGAIPVQDVGLIDAVRAGRVEPVAAVAAFDGDEVVLADGTRISPDVVIAATGYRRGLEGLVGHLGVLDARGRPEVHGARTAPTAPGLYFTGYANPISGMLRELARDAVKIARALARAERAGRTGRTGRTGRTGRTERTRRA, via the coding sequence ATGCCCACCCCCGACCTGACCGCCACCCAGCCCCGCCCCGTGTACGTGATCGGAGCCGGCCCCGGCGGCCTCGCGGTCGCCGCCGCGCTGCGTGCGCGCGGGGTACGGGCCGTGGTGGTCGAGAAGTCCGGTTCCGTCGGGGCGTCCTGGCGCGGCCACTATCACCGGCTGCGCCTGCACACGACCCGGCGACTGTCGGCCCTGCCCGGACTGGCGATCCCGCGCCGCTTCGGGCGGTGGGTCGGGCGGGCGGACGTGGTGCGGTACCTGGAGAAGTACGCCGAGTTCCACGAGCTGGAGCTGATCACCGGCGTGGAGGTGACCCGGATCGAGCGGGCCGGGGACGACGCCCCGGACGCCCCCGGCTGGACCCTCCACGCCACCGGCGGGCGCGTGCTCGCCGCGCGGGCCGTCGTCGTGGCGACGGGCTACAACCACACCGCCGCGCTGCCCGACTGGCCGGGCCGTGACACGTACGCCGGGGAGCTGCTGCACGCGTCCGCGTACCGCGAGCCCGGTCCGTACGCCGGGCGGGACGTGCTCGTCGTCGGCGTCGGCAACACCGGCGCGGAGATAGCCGTGGACCTGGTCGAGGGCGGGGCGGCGCGGGTCCGGCTGGCCGTGCGCACCGTGCCGCACCTCGTACGCCGCTCCACGGCCGGCTGGCCGGCGCAGCGTACGGGGATCCTCGTCCGGCGCCTGCCGGTGCGGCTCGTGGACCGGGTGGGGGCGCTGGTGGCGAAGGTCTCCGTCCCGGACCTGGCGGCGTACGGGCTGCCGCGCCCGACGACCGGCCTGTACAGCAGGGTGCGGGAGGGGGCGATCCCGGTGCAGGACGTCGGCCTGATCGACGCCGTGCGCGCGGGGCGGGTGGAGCCGGTCGCGGCCGTGGCCGCCTTCGACGGCGACGAGGTGGTGTTGGCCGACGGTACGCGGATCTCCCCGGACGTGGTGATCGCCGCGACGGGGTACCGGCGCGGGCTGGAGGGGCTGGTGGGGCACCTGGGGGTGCTGGACGCGCGCGGACGCCCGGAGGTCCACGGCGCGCGGACCGCGCCGACGGCACCGGGGCTGTACTTCACGGGCTACGCGAACCCGATCAGCGGGATGCTGCGGGAGCTGGCCCGGGACGCGGTGAAGATCGCCAGGGCGCTGGCCCGCGCCGAACGCGCGGGACGCACCGGGCGCACCGGACGCACCGGGCGCACCGGGCGCACGGAGCGCACCCGGCGCGCGTAG
- a CDS encoding maleate cis-trans isomerase has protein sequence MWQPDGWDVRVRLGILTPHADVGPESELRAIAPAEVGLHVARVPFGAMRTGGAMDPTIPLAPVRAFAEPPHVDDATALLAAAPVAAIAYAFTSSAYVIGARGEAYMLERLRERAHGLPVVAPCTAAVEALRLLGAGRIALVDPPWFGPNLSELGRGYYEEAGFEVPYAAPCGLASGQVLIRPEALHAWVATEVPDSADAVVIGGNGFRAVGVIEALEATLGRPVLTANQVLLWGALRAAGAPTDGVRGYGGLFGV, from the coding sequence ATGTGGCAGCCCGACGGGTGGGACGTACGCGTCCGCCTCGGCATCCTCACCCCCCACGCCGACGTGGGCCCCGAGTCGGAGCTGCGCGCCATCGCCCCCGCCGAGGTGGGCCTGCACGTCGCGCGGGTGCCGTTCGGGGCGATGCGTACCGGCGGGGCGATGGACCCGACCATCCCGCTCGCCCCCGTACGGGCCTTCGCCGAGCCGCCCCACGTGGACGACGCCACCGCGCTGCTCGCGGCGGCCCCGGTCGCGGCGATCGCGTACGCCTTCACCAGCTCCGCCTACGTGATCGGCGCGCGCGGGGAGGCGTACATGCTGGAGCGGCTGCGGGAACGGGCCCACGGGCTGCCCGTCGTCGCCCCCTGCACCGCCGCCGTCGAGGCGCTGCGGCTGCTGGGCGCCGGCCGGATCGCCCTGGTGGACCCGCCGTGGTTCGGCCCCAACCTGAGCGAGCTCGGCCGCGGCTACTACGAGGAGGCCGGGTTCGAGGTCCCGTACGCCGCCCCGTGCGGGCTGGCCAGTGGGCAGGTCCTGATCCGGCCCGAGGCCCTCCACGCCTGGGTGGCCACCGAGGTGCCGGATTCCGCCGACGCGGTCGTCATCGGGGGCAACGGCTTCCGGGCGGTCGGGGTCATCGAGGCCCTCGAAGCCACCCTCGGGCGCCCGGTCCTCACCGCGAACCAGGTGCTCCTGTGGGGCGCCCTGCGGGCGGCGGGCGCTCCGACGGACGGGGTGCGGGGGTACGGGGGGTTGTTCGGGGTGTAG
- a CDS encoding DoxX family membrane protein: MQTIWLSGAEWLAVLRIGLGLWWLESWRHKDKKGWFERGTGMAWAADVAGKHRWPFVKTGFAKVVEPRPRLMAYVVVYAELALGLGLVLGFLTPIALIGGLLLNLLYLVLMIHDWAEQGQNAMMALISLVALGAMGWQTWSVDASMGLFL, from the coding sequence ATGCAGACCATCTGGCTCAGCGGCGCCGAATGGCTCGCCGTGCTGCGCATAGGCCTGGGCCTGTGGTGGCTGGAGAGCTGGCGGCACAAGGACAAGAAGGGCTGGTTCGAACGCGGCACCGGCATGGCCTGGGCCGCCGACGTCGCCGGCAAGCACCGGTGGCCCTTCGTGAAGACCGGCTTCGCGAAGGTCGTCGAGCCACGGCCGCGGCTGATGGCGTACGTCGTCGTCTACGCCGAACTGGCGCTGGGGCTCGGTCTCGTCCTCGGCTTCCTCACCCCGATCGCCCTGATCGGCGGCCTCCTGCTGAACCTGCTCTATCTGGTGCTGATGATCCACGACTGGGCCGAGCAGGGGCAGAACGCGATGATGGCGCTGATCTCGCTCGTCGCACTGGGGGCCATGGGATGGCAGACCTGGTCCGTGGACGCGTCGATGGGACTGTTCCTGTGA
- a CDS encoding Zn-ribbon domain-containing OB-fold protein produces the protein MADLVRGRVDGTVPVTADALRFDLPEVDEFTRPYWDAAGEGRLLLRRCVDCGRAHHYPREFCPHCWAGEDRVTWEPASGRATLYTWSVIHRNDLPPFGTRVPYVAAVVDLAEGPRMMTEVIDCAHEALRIGMPLEVTFREAAQALWIPVFRP, from the coding sequence ATGGCAGACCTGGTCCGTGGACGCGTCGATGGGACTGTTCCTGTGACTGCCGATGCCCTGCGTTTCGACCTCCCCGAGGTGGACGAGTTCACCCGTCCCTACTGGGACGCCGCCGGCGAGGGACGGCTCCTGCTGCGGCGCTGCGTCGACTGTGGACGCGCCCACCACTACCCGCGCGAGTTCTGCCCGCACTGTTGGGCGGGCGAGGACCGGGTGACCTGGGAACCCGCCTCCGGCCGCGCGACCCTCTACACCTGGTCCGTGATCCACCGCAACGACCTGCCGCCCTTCGGCACGCGCGTGCCGTACGTGGCCGCCGTGGTGGACCTGGCGGAAGGTCCCCGGATGATGACCGAGGTCATCGATTGCGCGCACGAGGCGCTGCGCATCGGCATGCCGCTGGAGGTCACCTTCCGGGAGGCGGCGCAGGCGCTGTGGATCCCGGTGTTCAGGCCCTGA
- a CDS encoding pyridoxal 5'-phosphate synthase, with product MSSDDFHRTLHSLRVWDTELPGFDTAAAPDEPLPLFRQWFVEAARAGEVEPHTMSLATVDAAGRPDVRVLMLHDADPRGWHFATHATSAKGRQLAEHPDAALGFYWPALGRQVRLRGRVSACGPEESRADLAVRSRGALAAALTGRQSEVLDGTEELARASAAAWERAGAEPDAPVPTWTRYVLSPTEAEFFQGDAARRHVRLRYRRTGSTAWVRELLWP from the coding sequence ATGAGCAGCGACGACTTCCACCGCACCCTGCACTCCCTCCGCGTCTGGGACACCGAGCTTCCCGGCTTCGACACCGCGGCCGCGCCCGACGAGCCCCTGCCGTTGTTCCGGCAGTGGTTCGTGGAGGCCGCGCGGGCGGGGGAGGTGGAGCCGCACACCATGAGCCTGGCCACCGTGGACGCCGCCGGACGGCCCGACGTGCGCGTCCTGATGCTGCACGACGCCGACCCGCGCGGCTGGCACTTCGCCACGCACGCCACCAGCGCCAAGGGGCGTCAGCTGGCCGAGCACCCGGACGCCGCGCTCGGCTTCTACTGGCCCGCCCTCGGCCGGCAGGTCCGCCTGCGGGGTCGGGTGAGCGCGTGCGGGCCCGAGGAGAGCCGGGCGGATCTGGCGGTGCGTTCGCGCGGGGCGTTGGCGGCGGCGCTCACCGGGCGGCAGAGCGAAGTACTCGACGGGACAGAGGAGTTGGCGCGGGCTTCGGCAGCGGCATGGGAGCGGGCCGGTGCCGAGCCGGACGCACCCGTGCCCACCTGGACGCGGTACGTCCTCAGCCCGACCGAGGCGGAGTTCTTCCAGGGCGACGCCGCCCGCCGTCACGTCCGCCTGCGCTACCGCCGTACGGGTTCCACCGCCTGGGTGCGCGAGCTGCTCTGGCCTTAG
- a CDS encoding helix-turn-helix transcriptional regulator, which produces MSNDATPDPYSDPLVFGQRMQILRTRRGLTRDQLGGLLARSGSWVKAVETGRLRTPHLPVVLRIAEVLRVRDLSDLTGDQSMQVNLFAGPGHPRFAAVREALNALRLGNDREAPPAAHLTARLSRAWSSRHSSPNHRDVVGALLPDLIRDAQAAVLQAQTVADRKAAQARLAEAYFLAQFFCAYQPDAPLVWRVAERGMMAAQDSEDPHAIGLAAWLTTQAYRDSAQYDAADAVNLETLRYLTPLLPNAGTDVRAVAGALTVEAGLTAARRGETGTAWRYWDQARLLAETLPHSYFHPITSFSRAVIGAHAVTVAVEVHAGGESARQAARAEAEAIPSRPRRARHRIEQARAYHLDAQPDVALATLAQAHETAPETVQYNGYARRIILEEAESKSPARRRRASALAARLGLLTA; this is translated from the coding sequence ATGTCCAACGACGCTACCCCGGACCCGTACTCGGATCCGTTGGTGTTCGGTCAGAGAATGCAGATCCTCCGCACCCGCCGGGGCCTCACCCGCGACCAACTGGGCGGGCTCCTCGCCCGATCGGGCTCGTGGGTCAAGGCGGTCGAGACGGGCCGCCTGCGGACGCCACACCTGCCGGTCGTCCTCCGGATCGCCGAAGTCCTCCGTGTCCGTGACCTGTCGGACCTCACCGGCGACCAGTCCATGCAGGTCAACCTGTTCGCCGGCCCCGGACACCCACGGTTCGCCGCAGTCCGTGAGGCCCTCAACGCCCTGCGCCTCGGCAACGACCGCGAGGCACCCCCGGCCGCGCACCTCACCGCGCGGCTTTCCCGGGCATGGTCCTCCCGTCACTCGTCCCCGAACCATCGCGATGTCGTGGGGGCGCTCCTGCCCGACCTGATCCGGGACGCACAGGCCGCCGTACTCCAGGCGCAGACGGTCGCCGACCGCAAGGCCGCGCAGGCCCGCCTTGCCGAGGCCTACTTCCTCGCCCAGTTCTTCTGCGCCTACCAGCCCGACGCCCCACTCGTCTGGCGCGTGGCCGAACGCGGCATGATGGCCGCCCAGGACTCCGAGGACCCGCACGCCATCGGTCTCGCCGCTTGGCTCACGACGCAGGCCTACCGGGACAGCGCTCAATACGATGCCGCCGACGCCGTCAACCTGGAGACACTCCGCTACCTGACGCCCCTCCTCCCGAACGCGGGCACGGACGTGCGGGCGGTCGCCGGCGCGCTCACCGTCGAGGCGGGACTCACTGCCGCCCGCCGTGGGGAGACCGGTACGGCGTGGCGGTACTGGGACCAGGCCCGCCTGCTGGCAGAGACGCTCCCGCACTCCTACTTCCACCCGATCACGAGCTTCTCCCGGGCGGTTATAGGAGCTCACGCGGTCACCGTGGCCGTGGAAGTCCACGCGGGCGGTGAATCCGCACGACAGGCCGCCCGCGCCGAGGCCGAGGCCATCCCCTCGCGACCGCGCAGAGCCCGGCATCGGATCGAACAGGCCCGCGCCTACCACCTGGACGCACAACCCGACGTCGCCCTTGCGACGCTCGCGCAGGCGCACGAAACAGCGCCGGAAACGGTCCAGTACAACGGCTACGCCCGCAGGATCATCCTGGAGGAGGCGGAGTCCAAGTCGCCTGCCCGCCGCCGCCGAGCCTCCGCTCTGGCCGCCCGCCTGGGCCTCCTCACCGCCTGA
- a CDS encoding NUDIX domain-containing protein, whose product MSVAGAVVREDGRVLAIRRADNGTWEPPGGVLELAETPEAGVRREVLEETGIHVDVDNLTGVYKNVARGIVARVFRCEPSGGTEHVSDESTAVHWLTPEEVSERMSEVYAIRLLGR is encoded by the coding sequence GTGTCGGTTGCCGGGGCGGTGGTGCGGGAGGACGGTCGGGTGTTGGCGATCCGTCGGGCGGACAACGGGACGTGGGAGCCGCCGGGCGGCGTGTTGGAGCTTGCGGAGACCCCGGAGGCAGGGGTGCGCCGGGAGGTGCTGGAGGAGACCGGGATCCACGTCGACGTGGACAACCTCACCGGCGTCTACAAGAACGTCGCACGGGGAATCGTGGCCCGCGTGTTTCGCTGCGAGCCTTCCGGGGGCACGGAGCACGTCTCCGACGAGTCCACGGCAGTCCATTGGCTCACCCCCGAAGAGGTGTCCGAGCGGATGTCCGAGGTCTACGCGATCCGCCTGCTGGGACGATGA
- a CDS encoding acetyl-CoA acetyltransferase, whose translation MPGPTTSGPASRPGRRVAVVGVALSDCGRVDGPTPYALHAQAARRALADCGLDRSVIDGFASAGLGTLAPVEVAEYLGLRPTWVDSTSVGGSTWEVMAAHAADAIAAGHANAVLLVYGSTARADIKARRRTSNLSFGARGPLQFEVPYGHTLISKYAMAARRHMHEYGTTLEQLASVAVQARANAAANPDAMFRAPLTVDDVLSSEMIADPFTKLHCCIRSDGGCAVLLAAEEYVPDTAKTPVWILGTGTSVSHTTMSEWEDFTVSPAAVSGRLAFARAGLTPADVDLAEIYDAFTYMTLVTLEDLGFCAKGEGGAFVEKGRLLREGELPVNTDGGGLSACHPGMRGLFLLVEAVRQLRGEAGPTQVTKRAGHLPEVALASGTGGWFCSSGTVLLGRG comes from the coding sequence GCCCTCCACGCCCAGGCCGCCCGCCGCGCGCTCGCGGACTGCGGTCTGGACCGCTCCGTCATCGACGGCTTCGCCTCGGCCGGCCTCGGCACCCTCGCCCCGGTGGAGGTGGCCGAGTACCTGGGCCTGCGCCCCACCTGGGTCGACTCCACCTCGGTCGGCGGCTCGACCTGGGAGGTCATGGCGGCCCACGCGGCCGACGCCATCGCCGCCGGCCACGCCAACGCCGTCCTGCTGGTGTACGGCTCGACGGCGCGCGCCGACATCAAGGCCCGCCGGCGCACCTCGAACCTCTCGTTCGGGGCGCGGGGACCGCTCCAGTTCGAGGTCCCGTACGGGCACACGCTGATCTCGAAGTACGCCATGGCCGCGCGCCGACACATGCACGAGTACGGGACCACCCTCGAACAACTCGCCTCGGTGGCCGTCCAGGCCCGCGCGAACGCGGCGGCCAACCCGGACGCGATGTTCCGCGCCCCGCTCACGGTGGACGACGTCCTCTCGTCCGAGATGATCGCGGACCCCTTCACCAAGCTGCACTGCTGCATCCGCTCGGACGGCGGCTGCGCGGTGCTGCTGGCGGCGGAGGAGTACGTACCGGACACGGCGAAGACGCCGGTGTGGATCCTGGGTACGGGTACGTCCGTCTCGCACACGACCATGTCGGAGTGGGAGGACTTCACCGTCTCCCCGGCGGCGGTCTCGGGCCGGCTGGCCTTCGCCCGCGCGGGCCTGACCCCGGCGGACGTGGACCTGGCGGAGATCTACGACGCCTTCACGTACATGACCCTGGTGACGCTGGAGGACCTCGGCTTCTGCGCCAAGGGCGAAGGCGGAGCCTTCGTCGAGAAGGGCCGGCTGCTACGGGAGGGGGAGTTGCCCGTCAACACGGACGGCGGCGGCCTGTCGGCCTGCCACCCGGGCATGCGCGGCCTGTTCCTCCTGGTCGAAGCGGTACGCCAACTACGCGGCGAAGCGGGCCCCACCCAGGTCACGAAGCGCGCCGGCCACCTGCCGGAGGTGGCCCTGGCCTCGGGCACGGGAGGCTGGTTCTGCTCCTCGGGAACGGTGCTCCTGGGGCGGGGGTAG